The Prinia subflava isolate CZ2003 ecotype Zambia chromosome 2, Cam_Psub_1.2, whole genome shotgun sequence genomic sequence TTTCATTCAGTTGTTGGAAGCACAGTTGTCAGTTTGGCCTCATGACTAGCAAAATAGCTGTACTTGGGATTcctgctttaaatattttcatgaggGAAAAAGGCAGGAATTGGCATTTCAAGTTGGCAAATAGGGTCTGGTAGCAAAACCTATGCCATTTTtctacttgattttttttctgattaaattaGTATTAAAAATGACTGAATTAAGTGCAGTAGATAAGTGAGAAAGTCCCTCACTTCTGTGTTCCTGAGCATAATTCTGATGTGAAAGCACAGATCTgaattcacatttaaaatttcCAATTTCCGTTTAAGAATGCTGGCTTTGTGCATCTTAATTTAGCATCCCTCTTTGCCTCCTGTTCTGCTCAGGCTGAGGGTATAGAGTCTATTCCATTTAAATTCTGGTAATATATATATTCTATCTTTGTACAAATCCTCTGTTATATTGCCATCCAAAGCTCCACATTCTGCAGAAAGTGGCCTTTTGTTGCAACAGCTTGACTCTGTCTGGACTGAGAGGGGGAGCCTTGCTCTGCCTCTTCTAATGTTGCTGCAGTCTTTATAATGTGGAGGTTTTTCTTCAGAAGCCTGAGTGATGATGTGATCTTGTGGCATAggctcttttccttttcatgagTAAATCCTCAGTCTCCTGTACAGTTTGCTGTAAGTGACTGAAATAGTTGTCAGATCTGAATGATGTTCaccattttttgtttgtttgttttttctaaaaGGTGTGGTCATTGTCAAAGACTAACTCCTGAGTGGAAGAAAGCAGCAACAGCTTTAAAAGTAAGTTTAGCCTTTCAAATGTGCTTGTGGAAGTGGATTGAAGAGAGTTTGGCTGTTTGACATGTGGATTGGGAATGTGGAGGAGTTTGGTCCTTACAACCATCATCACCTTAATCATACTTGTCTAGCCAAAAAAGTGTTATTCAGGCACTTGAAAACTcaagatttttgtttggtttggtttgttgtatctttttttaaaagaagctaTTGTTTTGTAGATGAAGAAAGTCAGTTCTGTCCCTGTGAATTCCCTTTACTATTTTCTAGGaatgaaaacagtttttaaacCATTGGCatggattttttctttaattacagaaaaactAGTCATGTTGTTGTTAGCTGAACTCTTGCCTATgtaaaatttatatatattctCCTTCttagaaaaccaaacaaagtaacccaaaaattaattttgtcacactgaagaaagaaatggaCATTTATAGTGTTCTGTAGTTTAATGCTTATGGGTAAAATACCTCTTTGCTGTTGCAGTTGTAGTAacttcccctctctcttttctccttcctttgtgCCCCCAGCAGAGAGTATAAAAGGTGTTAGGTTGCTGTAGAAATCTTGGGtgtcattttttgttttgttttctgcagggTGTAGTGAAAGTGGGTGCAGTAGATGCAGATAAACATCAGTCCTTGGGTGGACAGTATGGAGTCAGAGGATTTCCAACTATCAAGATATTTGGagccaacaaaaacaaagcagaggaTTATCAGGGTAATGTGATGAATTTTTAGATGTTGCATGCCTAAAAACTTCTCTGAATGTAGGAATCATGGTAGCTGTTAATGCTGTGTTCTGtggtttttccttcctgtctAGTGCATGTAGTAATGGAGAGACAGATGGGTGGGAATGGTTTGACCAAATTGTGTATGTCTTAGCATTGTCTGACAGTCCCACCTGCAGCTCACAGTTGTTGGAGCTTGATAGGGAGTTTCAAGGAATTAttcctttcttcctgtttttttgGAGCTTGCCATAGAGTCACTCCTCATCAGTAAAGCCAGGTAATGAAAAGGTGTGGTGAAGTCAGTCTTGCTGCTTGTGTTTAAGTCAGATGTCCCACCATGAGTACTGTATCACTTATAGCCCAGTCCTGCTTGTCCTGAAAGATCATTAAGGTGAGGGAGGCTTAAGTTTTTAATTAAGTTAGGAGCATACTTCTAACTGGCCTTTTGATGGTTTGATCACTTACTTTGCTGCACTGCAGGTGGCAGGACAAGTGAAGCTATTGTCGATGCTGCTCTAAGTGCTCTTCGGTCCCTGGTGAAAGAACGTCTTAGTGGCAGAAGCGGAGGATACAGTTCTGGAAAACAGGTATTTGAGGgaatgtgtgtttgtttttcagctggagACTGTATTATACAGGAGATCAAAGCTTCCAACTTGGTCACAGATTTGGAAGGGGAGTCTGGAGTTTTATCTAGTGCAGGTGCCCTGCCCAGTGTAGGGCCAGATGGAGCAGATTGCTCAGGGCTCTGTCCCTAAAGTTGTGTCTCCGAGAACTGAGACTCCAAATGGACTGCATTCTCCAGGcatcctgttccagtgtttgaccatGTTCACAGTAGAAATATTTCCTCTTATGTTTCAGGttaaagaatcatagaatggcatttcctgtgtttcagcttCTCCCCTTTTGTCTCTTGTTGCCACAAAGAGcctgcctttgttttctttactcTCCTGCACCCTCTCATCACATGTCAGATGCTCAAAGCCCTTAATCAGCTCTGACCATTGGCTGGACTTGCTCCAGTGTGTGCATGCGTGTTCTATGGGGGAGCCTAGAACTACACCCAGCACTCCAGGTGTTCCACATTGTGCTGAGCAGAAGAAAAGATTGCCTCCTCACACCTTCTGGCAGCTCTCTGCCTAGTGCTGCTTGGGAGGCTGTTGATCACCTTTGCCACAGGATTGCAGTGCTGTCTTATATTCAGCTTGTCCACCAGGACATTCATGTTCCTCTTTGAAAAATTGCTTTCCAGCTAGTCAGTTCTCAGTGTGTACTGGTGTATGGGGCTGTTACTCTCCAGGTGCATCTCCCTTTGAGCTCTGGGGTTCCTGTTAGCCCCATTCTCCAGGTGGTTCAGGTATCATTTGCTTAATCCTAATCTAAATTAGACAGATTAAGGTTTTTTAATTTGGTAGTGTTTTTCTGAAGCTGGCTTGCTGGATTTCTCCCTGAAGGTAAATTGAAAAGCTTCCAGCCCCTACTGCTATTCCTGAGTCATTTCATGAGTCAAGTATATATTGACATCCTCAGGGTGGCCACCTAGAAGACCTGGGTGGACTCTGCCCTGTAGTGTGTATCAAACTCCCACACGTTTGTTTTGCCTGGAAACCAGGACTTGGTTCCAGATGGAGGTGGAGGTTGGAGAGCACTTTGTTCTTGACAGATCAGTGCATGAAGAGCTGAAAAAGTATTTCCACATCTTCTTAGTAGTCAGTTTGACCcggtttttctttttccaagagAAGATTCATTTGCTGTGTCTTGAAAATGTTGTGAGGAAGTAGGGTGTGTGTAGTGTCAgctttaaaaagggaaaattgcATGACCTAACACTGCCTGTTTTATATCTTGCTCAAATAAAGATGATTTGGTTCAATGTGACACACACAGGAGTTGGCCTGTGTGGGAGACCAGTTTTGGTTCTTTCTTACGTGAGGGTCTGTTTGTTTCTTCCAGAGCCGGGAGAGCGGAGGTGGAGCTAAGAAGGATGTGATTGAGCTGACTGATGACAGCTTTGATAAGAATGTCATAAACAGTGACGATGTGTGGATGGTGGAGTTCTATGCCCCATGGTGTGGGCACTGCAAAAAGTAAATGAGGTTTTACTTTAACAATTCAGTTCCTGTTAGTACCTGTTTTGTGTAATACCTTTAATCCCCTAAAAGAGACCTTGCATCTTTAGTATACCAGAAGTGAGGGTTTCTGTGAGGTGATCTAAGAAAAATTTGTGGGCTTCTGCTCAGGgcccctcagtgctgctctggctgcactCCTTCCTAGCAGTAAAATTCCCAGTTATCAGTAGAAATCAGAACTGGAAGTTGTACTAAACTTTCCATTCTTTCCTGAAGGACATCAGTCTTGTTTGGATGACCCTCTTAGGTGTCATTCTCAGCAAGAGACCTTTTTTCTTGAGTGAAACATGCTACATAATGTTGAAATGTAGTATACTTTTGCTAGCTCTGAGAGAGCTTAGGGCAGTTGTACTCTctgtttttcagcctggagccagaatgggcagctgctgccactgaggtgaaggaacaaacaaaaggaaaagtaaagctGGCTGCAGTAGATGCAACAGTCAATCAGATGCTGGCAGGTCGATATGGGGTGAGTGTGCTCTGCAGTGGTTACAATTTCCTTTCCATCTCTACCAAGTCAGATTTCTCTTCAATCCTTACTGAACAGTTCCTTAATCTGGTACAATGTAAATGTTTTGTGCTAAAAATAAGTGACACATTCAATTTGTTTCCCACAAATAATTAATGAATGTCAGTAACAacataaataaatgaagaaagaggaaaagaattattttggaTGTTGCTGAGAAGAAAGGCTGTTTATTTCCATAACATCTTGTATACTTTTATCATCTGGTGTGAAAGGTCTCTTTCTTGAGACTGTAGGCTGGATAGGCATCTCTGGAGCTCTTGGAGCCAGTTATCAGGGATCACTCCAACAATATCAGCTGCCCAGATCAGGTTTGTTGCTCACCAAAAGAGAATGGATACTCTTGAATTTTTAGTACAGTCCACGGAGCTTACAGTGTGCTGCATAGTTTCCCTCTAATGTAGAGGGAGCACTAGCAAGAGCTACTGGAAGTGTAGCAGAAGGAGCTTAAGGTCCACTTCCTGCCACATATGCCCAGTGTTGTCCAGCGCCAGAGAAACCAGGAAATTAGTGTTTAATAAATATCAAGGGTAAAGATAGTCCTTATGGTGCTTAGACCTGCAGTGCCTGGTACATCTAAATTGAGATGAAACCATTGCTGTTTCATCAGGCCAAAACTCCAAAGCAGCATTTTAGTGTACATTAACTTTGTTTTGAATTGTTGCAGAGGTAGGAAGCTACAAAATTCGAGTCAGAACATGTGAGACCCGATACACGAAGATGTTCAACTGCCTCCCTTGCGCTTAGTCTAGAGGATATCAGACAGGCAGATAATTTCCACCATAAATATACAGGTTTATTTGGGCTGATGGTTTAAACTTTTCTTGCAGATTCGTGGATTTCCCACCATTAAAATCTTCCAGAAAGGAGAAGACCCTGTTGATTATGATGGTGGGAGAACTAGATCTGATATCATTGCTCGTGCTCTGGATCTGTTTTCTGATAATGCACCACCACCTGAGCTCCTGGAGGTACCTATACAGCATTTTCTCAAATTGCTTTTCCATCATACTCTTGGCAGCAGTTTTTACAGGTCTGTATGAACACTAAATAAAACTGCCTAAGTGTGGTGCTTCTGCACTGTTTCACCCCAGAAAGTAAAGGATGACAAGCTTCGAGTAACAAAAAGCTGAATGTTCATTTCTACTGTCAGTTTGTTGTCTGGAAGAGGATGAGAATTGATACAGTGAAGGCATTTACAGGATGGTGCCAGGTTGTCTGAATCTGCCCTTGAGGAATGAGTGGAAAAGTTGAGTTCTGTGCCCCATCTCTTTTCTTAGAATAAGAGAGCAGGTCCTTGTCATTTGCAAGCTGTCTGTTAGGAGGAGCATGATGAGTAGTTTTGCTTGTTGTCCAAAAAACTCCACCCTCCGCCAGGCAGCTTCTTTTTTCAGCTGGCTGTTGGTAGATTTGAAATGATGATCACTTGTCTGCAAAGTGAGGTGCACACAAGACAGTCCATTGGgatgcaagaagaaaaaaccaaaaaaatatcAGTACtattaataaacatttttatatgGTGCTTATTTCATCTTTCTCATCCTTCTAAGTTTTTGGGTGCTTTCTAATATTAATATAGCAATACATGTTCATGTATGCATATATGCATAAAACTGATTTATATATATCAAAGGCCGCATGCTTAGAAATTTATGTACTGGTGGGATGCACAGTCAAAGGTTGGAGACCACTGGTGTAGATCACTGGATCAATTCCTTTTTGATACAGATCCCACAAACCAgtgttgctgttactgttgtTTGAACATCCTCATCCACAGCAAAGGCTGCCTCTGCCGGCTGTCCTTGTGCTCGCAGGCATTCCCATGGGCCTGGGGtgctctttccagccttgggcAAGAACTGTGATTTTGAGCAAGAAGTGACATCTGACTGTGCCTTCTGTTAGCCTTATTTGGTACTGTATAGTTTCCTGTTGCTGCAATTAACAGAAGACTTTGTGAACTCTTTGTAAATTAATCTTGTACTGGGGGACCAGTGAAGTAGAAGAGACTTGCAAGCTTTTGTGTCAAGTTGTTTCAGTGCTTACTACCTTGCAGGATGGAGTTACTAAGCTGTTGGAGGGAAGTACAGTCACAACTGAAGAACCAGGTCTTACTGTCATTgactttctgctgctttcttctaGATAATTAGTGAGGATGTTCTGAAGAGTACCTGTGATGCTCATCAGCTCTGCATCATTTCTGTCCTGCCTCATATTCTTGACACAGGTACACATACAAGCAAGCAGACTTCTGTATGAATTTGTCACTTAAAGCATGTAGTTGTGTATTTTAACTTGTCCAATTCTGTTTAACAAACAGGAGCTTCAGGGAGAAATTCTTACTTGGATGTCATGTTAAAAATggctgaaaaatacaaaaagaaaatgtggggGTAAGTGTTATTGTCCACTGGTCATCTTGGAAAAGATGTGAGAATTTCTGTGGGTAATGGGATAAAATTTGTCTGATACCTGTTTAGCTACATGAAGAGTTGTTCCTTTTTCAGGGTAGTATATCTTGGCATTTCACTAATTACTGGAGATGGGAATGCTATGACTTTAAAACagtcctttttttattttcatccaactcaaattctgcatttaaaaGTGATATCTAAGCATTAATGAGATTAAGCATCTTTTATTCTTGTCCTGAATACTCAAATACTTTAGGGAGGGGTTTTTTACCATCTTTAGCTGGTTGGTGAGTGTGCCAGTGTGACTGTTgaattcacaaaaaaaacccaaaaaaccaagtAAATTGGAgtttattaaaatgtttcatGCTCTCAAAGAAACAGGTCAGTAGGCCATGCCTGTACTCCtccttctctcaggtgcagatTAGGATCTCTGGGAGTTCTCAGGAAAGTGAGATCCATACTGACTGCAGTGAAGAGGAGCAAAATGGCATGAAAGCCTGGGGAAAATGCTGAGATTGGCTCATTCCAGGGGTTCCTCAGGGGACTTGCTAAGATGAGAGGAACTGAGACTGAGTGTCCTTAACTAGAAACCCTCCACGGTGATATGTGGGCAGGACTTTGTAGTCTTTAGATCTGTGACTTGAGTACTTTTAAACCTTCTCCCTAATactggctgaagagcagcagtgtgTTAGATTGCTAACATAGTTCTTCCCCTGTTTAGTGGCTGTTCTTAGCCAGCTTTTGGTGGCTGTGTGGGTGGGACTGGCCTAGGGGTGCTGCTGAGAGGAGGCTTTCTTCTGTTGCAAGGTTCAAGATCAGGActcttcttttccctgctgaCTTTGAAAGTGTCAAGGGCAATACAGAGCCCTGCTTGAACTCTGCAGGGGTGCAGGATAATGTGATTTGAAAATTATTGTAGTGTCCATCCTCattattaattttctgtttcatctttcCCTCAAGGTGGCTGTGGACAGAAGCAGGTGCTCAGTCAGATCTTGAGAGCTCTCTGGGGATTGGAGGCTTTGGGTATCCAGCAATGGCAGCTGTCAATGCTCGGAAGATGAAATTTGCCCTTCTGAAAGGATCATTCAGTGAGCAAGGGATTAATGAGTTTCTCAGGTATGAAATCTTGAGGTGATTTAAATCTTTCTGTGTCCAGGGCTATGACTCTTTAGATCACAAGCAGACTCTCCTGCATCAGACAAGACTGTCCATGGTAAAGAGAATTAACATGAGAATTCAGTGGAGTAAGGGAATGGTTTCAGTGAGGATTGCAGTAAAGCAGTCATTACCTTTTTCTGGTGTGCAGAATTAAGCTGGCCATTTAGAATTAGATAGGTAGTTTTAGTACAATATTTTAAACCAGAAATGGACTTTGATGttgaaaaattctgttttctggtAACTTAATAACTTACTAATGTATTCCATTTAAGTCAGATGGTGCATTCTGACTAGTCATTAGTAATTGGAAAGTCCCCACTCTGGGAATCCTAATGAGTGCTGTTGAAGTTTTTGAGGTTATATATGTTGCTGTTCATCTTTCTGATTCAGTTTGGTCCTGTCTTCCCCCTCCCACCTTTCCATTTTCCTGGCACTTGATAAATTGGTTGGGTGAGTTGAAACAATCCATCCAAAAAGTCAATAGCTCACTGCTCAGCACAAGTCCTCTGAAACTGCCTCTTGTGTACCTGGGCCAGTGCTGAGAAGAATGGAATAGGGAGAGGAAATGGAGAGGATGACAgaaggtggcagcagcactgaaacagaGCAGCTAAACTTAAACTGTTGCTTTAATGTGGTCAAAGTGAAGTGGGAACTCTGCTTCCAGCTGCCATAAGTTATGCAAGAGTCTTTGAGACCTTACATGAGAAGTGTTACTTCTATATCTGTCCTTGGAGAACAGCCAGAATTGCAAAAGCAAAtgcagcagcctctccccaccTTGCCATAAGAAGCACATTAATTGAATGCAATTGCTATTGGACTAATGGAATCAGTGTTACATTCTTACCTGTAAAAGTGATTAAACTTTCTTCTTAATGCCAAAAAAAGGAACATTCGTAGGGCATCGAGTTAAATTCAGCATACAAATGCAAGCAGAGAAATACCAGACAGTTTGTACTAATGCACGTGAAAGTGTCTGCCTTTGTCAGACACAGCAGATTTTCTTAGTCTATAAAGTCCATCTCAGTGAACCCTCTCCTGGGTGAGGCTGGATGGTGCTTCCAGGACACAACAGCCAGTTTAACAGCTTATATTGCATTAGGTAATTGGTTTGATATTGTCTTACCATTATGCAGCACTACTTGCTAGAATAATCTCTTCCTGACActtcagctcagctgtgctgcctaGAGAAAGCAGCATAATCAAAGCTGGTGTGGCTGGCCACTCactcagctgctggaggcagcttCTGCAGTCTAACAGGCAGTCTCAGCAGTGTTGACTGCAAGTAAGGAAATTGGCACTGTAAAGAGCGTAAAAATTGTGAACTCCACTTGGGGATGAACGCTAATTCAGTCTTATTTGCCTCTGAAAATGCAAAGGGATTAGCTCCTCAGGATTTTAATGCTGGGCTTTTTGAGCAAGCCTAACTAGAAAGTTCAGGATGGAGTGTTTCAAACAAAACTGGTTACCTCGTAACCTTTGGAACCCACGGAGGCTGTGTCCACTAAAGATCATTGGTGATTTCAACTAACACTTGCAGGTGACTTCCACAACTAGAATTACAGGCTCCCATTGGAGTTGCCTTAAGTGATAAACTGTTAAATAGGCTGCACTTACCTGTGATTTTTACACTGCTGAAATATGAAATAGCCTGTCTCACAGATGTCTTTGAATCCAGTTGTAATTTCTCAATGCTGCTTTAAGGGCTCtgtcatttttttgtttcttgaggtTTTTGCATCCTGACAGTTTAGCTCTACTTAAGGAGATGAAATCTTGAACTTTTATTCCTCTTATCTGAAGCAGGCTCTGTTCCAGGTGGATGGAAGTTGGAGGAATTTCTTAAATTTAACTTTTACTTGTTTTTTCTCAGGGAACTCTCTGTTGGCCGTGGTTCTACAGCACCAGTGGGTGGTGGAGCTTTCCCCAAAATTCACTCAGTTGAACCCTGGGATGGCAAAGATGGTGAGGTAAGAGGTGCTCCATTTCTGAAAGTGCTGAGGAATTGCTGTGTTCAGAAGGTTCAGGATAGAGTAACTAACACCTGTCAGTGGGAAAGTTCTTGTTCTTACAAGATTGCGGCAAGTTTTCTTTCCCATTATCTTAATCCTGCCAGCAGACCATAATGGTACATTGATCATCTGACCCTGTGGACCAGATGTTCCTGCCTAAGTGTTAGGATGATCTGAAAGCTGGATCCCTTGAGGCAGAAATGTATTTCCAGTGCTGACTGAGGGAGGTGTAGTGCATGCATTCAAGACCCCACTGTCGCAGATACTTGGGTTCTGCAATATGCTGACCTCGCCATCAAGGTCTTAATGCCAGAAAGCTTGTCAGGTAAAGCCTGTGTAATAAATAACACTGTGACCAAGTCTGACTTCTTAAGGTTCAACATTGCTGTAAAAACCAGTTACTGCAGTCCTTTGAGTTACTTCAGATAGATAAAAACATGGAATATGACTTTAGTTTTGTTACGTAATTTATTTGTATAGCCTTCATCTCTAGTATCTTGATTAGTAAAAAACAACCTCCTAGTCTAAACTCTGATCCCTTGTCTTGTGCTTAGTGCACTTGGAGTTTTCTGAATGAAAGAGGTGACAGGAGAGACCTTTACTCTGAGGATGAAGTAAGAATCTTTCCAACTCAGGGATCTCCTGGCATTAAGCACTTCTAAACATGTACTCAAAATCTTCCCATTTTAACAGCTTCCCGTTGAAGATGACATTGATCTCAGTGATGTGGATCTGGATGACTTGGGTAAAGATGAGCTGTGAGATCTTCAGGAAACTTCTTTTCTTGGGAGAGCCTGTGCAGCAGTTTGCAGCCTGGATCACAATCAGACAGATATTTCAGTGGCCTTTTTATGGAGAAGTAGCACATGACACACTGTGCTGTTGGATGCACTGCAGCAGTGGACTGTACGCATCTCAAGAAAACATTGCAGAAATTCTATGAATTGTCATAACCAGTAAACTTGATTGTATTCTGTGTAACAAATATTTTGAGGACAACATGGATATTTCTTTGGAACatcttgggttttattttgttgataATGTGCTGTTTGAGTGTTACTGGAGGCTGTTAGTGTAACCAATtttaactgtaatttttttcatggagGTGGAACCTGCTCGGCTTCTGTTTcaattaaagaataaaatattttttgacaCACAGTGTTAGTCTTGTATAGAGTAGAAAGAAAGGTGCACATAGTACAAGCAGTCCCACTTTGGATAACACTTGAAAGTGAACTGTAGAAATAGAGGCATGTGCAGAGGGGAGTCCTAAACCACCTCCCTTGCTGTGAGACCTTGACAGTTTAGCCTAAAGCCTGATAAGATGGACAATCTTAGTTTAAATGTTCTTCAGTCTTCCTTTTCCTATTCCTTCTCAGGggctttctctttctttgtgcCAGACTTCATAAGATCATTAATACAATGGAAGTGGGGTTGCTGCTGCAATGAGATGCTGGGAGCTGTTGGTCTTAACCCTGGATTAGTGATGAAGCTAATCTGTGTTTTAGGGCGTAAGGATTTCCAGGTGCTAACAGAAAACCATCCTGGTGCTGTCTCCAGCAAACTGGATATTTCTTCACTTCCCATCTGGTGTTATTTTGATCTGAAATTGCTATTTCCTTTGGAAGGGGAATCAGGACTGCAAATAGGGATGTTTACtgctgtttttttaataaaaatactatTATTTTATTGCTCTCCCTGTCTTGTATATTGTTGTCTAGTGAGGTGACCCTGATGTTATCAGCTTGTTTATAAATAAGGAATGAAAGAGCTGAAAGATTCCCCTTCTTTCAAGGAAATAACATAGTAAGGATATTTGTCATCTGGTGTATGTAAGAGATTGCCCGTAGCTGATCCCTGTGAAAGGCAGTGCCAGAACCACGGGCAGGCAGCAGTAACTGCTGATTCTGTGCAGGAGATGTGCTCCAGCTCCTAAATCATCCCAGCAGATGAGCTGTAATGGAACAGTTCTAACTGAAACACCTTTGCAAAAACTAAACTCATGAGTACTTGGGACTGTAAGTCATATTATGGTAAATTCCACAGCACTTTTGAGGATCTTTCCTCTTaagattttgggatttttttgttaaattaaaGGAACTTTTGGCTTTGCTCTGATGCTTTCTActttttctgtttgggtttttttttaagtttgcttTGTTAGAAAAAGAGGACTGTATACACCTAGTAAATCCATTAGCCACCACacttaaaattgttttatttcaagTCCGGTAGATATTCCATCTTtgtaatttacaaaaaaaaaaaaaataaatactaccATAGTACCTCTGCCtctgaaatatgtttttgtaAAACTATGAGTAAGAGATAACATATTGTAGTCACTGTAAAAATTGCTAGAAGTGGTAGGAAGATCATCCTGCTAGAGcatctgcattttcatttgattttcaGCAGCTAAATATTGTTTTACAGTAACATGAGCATCTTGAGAATTAATAGATGAAGCTTGAGCAATTCTTCTTTAACTGCAGTCAAGAAGACTGAGGTCAATCTTGAAATAGACATAAGGATAGTATTCTTGATTACTCAGTTGTAACCCAGGGATGTCCATGCCAGGCTGCAAAAGGAAGTAACAGCTTTAGTACCAGTAAACCTGTGCAGTTCCAAGCTCCAGGGGATTGCTTTTGTGCTCCTTTCCCACAGGTGCAAAGGAGCTTTGTATGTGCCATGCTTAAGGTGGGTAGTTCACCACTGAGCATCTGCTCTGCTTCTTATTTCAGGTTGCCTTATGTTATTGGCATTGAGAATTCCTACCTGTGCTGTTATGAACTTGTAGCATTTTTGTGTGCTTCAGCTCTACAGCCACTCATCTGTCCTCCCTTCATGCAGTGAGACCTGTGCTTGCTGGTTTTAGACTGTTTGGAAGGCCTGCTAGCTCATTTATTGCTTTAGCCTAAAttgtttcaaattttaattCAAGATATGGGGAAGGAGAAAGTACTGCTGCTTGTACAAGGCCTAGGATATTTATGAATGACAGCCTTTTACAAGGGACAGAGGTGTCACAGTCCTAAGGTTTcgtttcaaattaatttttcttgcttGTGTTGATATGAATGTTTAAAGTAGATTTTAAGTGTTTTATGTAGAGGAACAGCCATAATTGAGCAGATCTATTTTGTTCTGGTAGCTGTAAACATCAGATGCTTCAACAGAAAATGTAAGCAATTTCTCTGCATCATAATCTGAGTCTACTCTAATCCAGTCTGTAACCCATTGGGAATAGAGCTGCATCCAGGGCTCCTATCATCACAAGATGTGAGGAGATGCTCAGATGTCACTTCCAGGACAGTGGAAGTGTTCATTTGGCTAAACTGGGAGAAGCTACAGCATGTGCACTTGCAGTCCAAATACATACATCCATTATACTTGCTGCTGCAACTTCATCCAGGTGTTTGAAGACCACGTTCAGGACATCTCTCAGGCGCTTCACAGACTTCCTAtttggctgcagcagcattgctTGGAAATTCACAGGGAGGCCATACCTCGGAACACAACATACATGATCatctgctggggaggggcacAGCTGTCTGCTtgtccctttctccctcctcagcctccagccctgcccgctGGTGGTGTGTTGCAGAAACAATGCTGCCTCCTTATtggaaagcattttctttttgaagccAAAAGTCAACTGAACAGtgtctttctgttttccctttccttgtAAGTGCCCCCAAAGAATCGTTTTTCATCAGATTCGTATGTCACCTTTTTTGTGGGCATCTGTATTGTCTCCAGTGAGTTCCTGGAGTGAAGTGTGTAAGGCACACACCTCGAGCAAGACAAAGTGTGTAAGGGTTCCTCCCACAAAGGAACTGCACCAGGAAGAGAGCTGTACATTTTGACTTCCCCAGGAATCTCTGCCTGCACTCTTGTGTTTACTCACCTCAGGACAGATTCAACAAAAACTCTCAAGGCTTTCACA encodes the following:
- the PDIA6 gene encoding protein disulfide-isomerase A6, which produces MGVRGAGRLWWGTVSCTLFLAVNGLYSASDDVIELTPTNFNKEVIQSESLWLVEFYAPWCGHCQRLTPEWKKAATALKGVVKVGAVDADKHQSLGGQYGVRGFPTIKIFGANKNKAEDYQGGRTSEAIVDAALSALRSLVKERLSGRSGGYSSGKQSRESGGGAKKDVIELTDDSFDKNVINSDDVWMVEFYAPWCGHCKNLEPEWAAAATEVKEQTKGKVKLAAVDATVNQMLAGRYGIRGFPTIKIFQKGEDPVDYDGGRTRSDIIARALDLFSDNAPPPELLEIISEDVLKSTCDAHQLCIISVLPHILDTGASGRNSYLDVMLKMAEKYKKKMWGWLWTEAGAQSDLESSLGIGGFGYPAMAAVNARKMKFALLKGSFSEQGINEFLRELSVGRGSTAPVGGGAFPKIHSVEPWDGKDGELPVEDDIDLSDVDLDDLGKDEL